In Mangrovivirga cuniculi, the following proteins share a genomic window:
- a CDS encoding DUF748 domain-containing protein, which produces MYKSCHAPEEQDSVQQEEELVAENGSRYEEIEEDSISNDTTQQFYVSINTFLLEKGKIDVVDRTHEKLFEYDISDILVSADSVSNDDPTLDVDISMNLSDRGKMVSDILVDLVNPGEMSMNFTISSLMLEDFDVFSREATGYPLLYGDMYLKSETVVHNDSIKSQNEIVINNIKFGRRQQMIGPPVKFAMFLLKDKDKVVNIEMPIEGPVGESGSEIGKMIWDTFSGLLVKVASTPFKFIGAVLNVFDTDIKRIKYDYMDTTLTAHRQKQLDVLLKLEDHEEELKIDLIYYKDSLLERQEIAKYLVAEQLGVKEKKNYDKYEKRLRKRVERQLKSDTLSLEEACLRLADRESVDEMSAMLDSARFQSLRNYLVSQRDTTEIHLYMSKISAPNNEERKPRFEVKLGMKDDFIEEKYINKGKD; this is translated from the coding sequence ATTTATAAATCGTGTCATGCACCCGAAGAACAAGATTCGGTACAACAGGAAGAAGAATTAGTAGCCGAAAATGGTTCCCGATATGAGGAAATTGAGGAAGACTCGATTTCAAATGACACTACGCAACAATTTTACGTAAGCATTAATACTTTTTTACTGGAGAAAGGAAAAATCGATGTAGTCGACCGCACCCATGAAAAATTATTTGAATATGACATTTCTGATATCCTTGTTAGCGCTGATTCTGTAAGCAATGATGATCCTACTCTCGATGTAGATATAAGTATGAATCTAAGCGATCGGGGTAAGATGGTGAGTGATATACTAGTTGATCTGGTCAATCCCGGGGAGATGAGTATGAATTTTACGATATCAAGTTTGATGCTGGAAGATTTTGACGTGTTCAGCAGGGAAGCAACCGGTTATCCACTGTTATACGGAGATATGTATTTGAAATCCGAAACGGTAGTTCATAATGACTCGATAAAAAGTCAGAATGAAATAGTAATTAATAACATAAAATTCGGTCGCCGTCAGCAAATGATTGGTCCACCTGTAAAATTTGCTATGTTTCTTTTAAAAGATAAGGACAAGGTGGTTAATATCGAAATGCCTATTGAAGGACCAGTGGGAGAATCTGGATCAGAGATAGGTAAAATGATATGGGATACTTTTAGTGGATTATTAGTGAAAGTAGCTTCCACACCATTTAAGTTTATCGGAGCAGTCTTGAATGTTTTTGATACTGATATTAAACGAATCAAATATGACTATATGGATACCACTCTTACCGCTCACAGGCAAAAGCAATTAGATGTTTTATTAAAGCTTGAGGATCATGAAGAGGAATTAAAGATCGATCTGATATATTATAAAGATTCACTGCTCGAGCGTCAGGAAATTGCTAAATATCTGGTCGCAGAGCAATTGGGTGTTAAGGAAAAGAAGAATTATGATAAATATGAAAAGAGGTTAAGAAAACGTGTAGAAAGGCAATTAAAATCCGATACACTTTCATTAGAGGAAGCTTGTCTTCGTCTTGCTGACAGGGAGAGTGTAGATGAAATGTCGGCAATGCTGGATAGTGCACGTTTCCAAAGCCTGAGGAACTATTTAGTAAGTCAGCGTGATACTACGGAAATACACCTTTATATGTCAAAAATCTCAGCTCCGAATAACGAAGAAAGAAAACCCCGCTTCGAAGTGAAGCTCGGCATGAAGGACGATTTTATCGAAGAAAAGTATATTAATAAAGGAAAAGATTGA
- a CDS encoding DUF748 domain-containing protein, giving the protein MLKKIILYTLAGLFAIILLVLVLIPFVVPGYIEKNSKEWIGRKITLDKMRINYFTGTVRLYDFDLYEKDDSTVFVGFDTLIVNTEPYRLIGNNFVIEQFYLQGLFVDVIMYDSAFNFDDLMELGNDSTAVAEEEPTTDEDPMKFELSNMELRDAKFIIQDAEIQDSIEMKNFDFFLPYLVWNQEEDSKADLRFDFKNKGYFESVVDYNPGSGDFKVDFELGNYDISGYQKFAEKYVEIGKFKGKVDIKMIFDGNLDQPLQTTIASNFKLSDFALYDDKDHVMIGANHLLIDVKELNLEEKKIMIDSIHFLEPTLYLEAYDTTSNIAQFINRVMHPKNKIRYNRKKN; this is encoded by the coding sequence ATGTTAAAAAAAATCATTCTGTATACTCTTGCAGGACTCTTTGCGATTATACTGCTTGTCCTTGTATTAATTCCCTTTGTTGTTCCCGGTTATATAGAGAAAAACAGTAAGGAATGGATAGGTAGAAAAATTACTCTTGATAAAATGAGAATCAATTATTTTACCGGGACCGTTAGGTTATATGATTTTGATTTATATGAAAAAGATGATTCGACTGTTTTTGTGGGCTTTGATACCCTTATTGTCAATACGGAGCCATATCGATTAATTGGTAATAATTTTGTGATAGAACAATTTTACCTGCAGGGTTTGTTCGTCGATGTGATTATGTATGATTCTGCTTTTAATTTTGATGATTTGATGGAATTGGGAAATGATTCAACAGCTGTTGCAGAGGAGGAGCCCACCACAGATGAAGATCCAATGAAGTTTGAATTGTCAAATATGGAGCTACGGGATGCGAAATTTATCATTCAGGATGCGGAAATACAGGATAGTATTGAGATGAAAAATTTTGATTTTTTTCTACCTTATTTGGTTTGGAATCAGGAGGAAGATAGTAAAGCAGATCTCCGGTTTGATTTCAAAAATAAAGGTTACTTCGAATCTGTTGTTGATTACAATCCGGGAAGTGGTGATTTTAAAGTAGATTTTGAATTGGGTAATTATGATATTTCCGGCTACCAGAAATTTGCGGAGAAGTATGTCGAAATCGGAAAATTCAAAGGTAAAGTGGATATAAAGATGATTTTTGACGGCAACCTTGATCAACCGCTTCAAACTACGATTGCCAGTAATTTTAAGTTAAGTGACTTTGCTCTGTATGACGATAAGGATCATGTAATGATAGGCGCAAACCATTTACTTATAGATGTTAAGGAGTTAAATCTTGAAGAAAAAAAGATTATGATTGATTCGATTCATTTTTTAGAGCCAACGCTGTATTTAGAGGCGTATGATACCACAAGTAATATAGCTCAATTTATAAATCGTGTCATGCACCCGAAGAACAAGATTCGGTACAACAGGAAGAAGAATTAG
- a CDS encoding TonB-dependent receptor — MKKLNQTLTPNKALYYGLILAFLFAFTENVNAQDLKEITGKVTDFATEEPVIGASVQVQGTTRGTVTETDGSFSIKASIGQTLVISFIGYETIEVEVTTKNNYNIILIEDISTLESVVVVGSRGRPRTVIESPVPIDNIDASELMASGQPNIEKMIAYRVPSYNTSNQTISDATAHFDPSELRNLGPSRTLVLLNGKRKNQSALVYVNDTPGKGEVGVDMKSIPTAAIERVEVLRDGAAAQYGSDAIAGVINVVLKDNTKGSANFTTGISEQGDGFMYDLSINKGFKFSENTTLNLTASYYHQDETNRAGEPGEDPLFGIESDDPDWSDWLEANPDLGMIVGQPEFDKASFYGNFASNYANDKGQFYAFGGYTYRQGKSFALYRAPYWITDDAGLLTPPGETYDGFQPTFETDIDDYTFTIGNKYELGEWRTDLSLTTGGNSVGYTIGNTINVDLLPNSPTSFDAGAYSFGTTIGNLDISRTFDNLEFYFGTEIRREVFEVEAGQPESYEGGGAQSFPGLQPGNALKEDRSNIGVYAGADWDATKNFLVGAAIRYENYSDFGSNVSWKVNARQLFAEGNGAIRASLSTGFRAPSLHQIYLSNVQTLVSGGTVSNQGTFNNVDPVIKALGVPALDAETSFNISAGITYRFSEKFSVSADYYNITIDDRVLFTGEIGFDDDDATTNPVEQILIDNNVTSIKFFVNALDTRTQGVDIIADYTNIIIGDGTLDLILSMNYNKTSIEGSIEAPGVIGEEGYDIFNRKEQSRVTTARPNTKVLFGINYEVGKFGATLNNTYFGEVTWRHFDNGLNGAPLGPGGTPLPTEDAAYDQVFAGKVITDLILDYDIVDRLNVNVTVNNLLDVYPDEIDTKGDFVTDLGGRFRYPWEVNQFGFMGRFYKIGFIYQF; from the coding sequence ATGAAAAAGTTAAACCAAACTTTAACACCAAACAAAGCGCTGTATTATGGATTAATACTGGCTTTTTTATTTGCATTTACCGAAAATGTAAATGCACAAGATTTGAAGGAAATAACTGGTAAGGTAACTGATTTTGCTACTGAAGAACCGGTTATTGGCGCAAGTGTCCAGGTTCAGGGAACCACAAGAGGTACAGTTACTGAAACTGACGGTAGTTTTTCAATTAAAGCGAGCATAGGTCAGACTCTAGTTATCTCTTTCATTGGTTACGAAACTATAGAAGTGGAAGTCACCACAAAGAATAACTACAATATTATTCTGATAGAGGATATTTCTACATTGGAATCGGTGGTGGTTGTTGGATCACGTGGCAGACCAAGGACAGTTATCGAATCACCTGTACCAATCGATAATATCGATGCAAGTGAACTTATGGCAAGCGGTCAACCTAACATAGAAAAAATGATTGCATACCGGGTACCTTCTTACAACACCTCCAATCAAACTATTTCTGACGCAACTGCTCACTTTGACCCTTCTGAATTAAGAAACCTGGGGCCATCCAGAACCCTTGTTTTATTAAATGGAAAAAGGAAAAACCAGAGTGCCCTGGTATATGTTAATGACACTCCGGGTAAAGGTGAAGTCGGGGTAGACATGAAGAGTATTCCCACAGCAGCGATCGAAAGAGTTGAAGTTCTACGTGATGGTGCTGCAGCTCAATACGGTTCGGATGCGATTGCCGGTGTAATCAACGTCGTACTTAAAGATAACACCAAAGGTTCTGCTAATTTCACAACTGGAATTAGTGAACAGGGAGATGGTTTCATGTATGACCTTTCCATTAATAAAGGATTCAAATTCTCTGAAAATACCACTTTAAATCTTACTGCCAGTTATTATCATCAGGATGAGACAAACAGAGCAGGTGAACCGGGAGAAGATCCTTTATTTGGCATTGAAAGTGATGATCCGGACTGGAGTGACTGGCTGGAAGCTAATCCTGACTTAGGAATGATTGTAGGACAGCCGGAATTTGACAAGGCTTCTTTCTATGGTAATTTCGCTTCAAATTATGCTAATGACAAAGGACAGTTCTATGCTTTTGGAGGTTATACTTACCGCCAGGGAAAATCGTTTGCTCTCTACAGAGCACCATATTGGATTACGGACGATGCCGGACTATTAACTCCTCCCGGAGAAACTTATGATGGCTTTCAACCAACTTTCGAGACTGATATTGATGACTATACTTTCACTATCGGTAATAAATATGAGTTAGGTGAATGGAGAACCGATCTGAGTTTAACGACAGGTGGAAATAGTGTAGGTTATACAATTGGTAATACTATAAATGTAGACTTATTACCGAATAGCCCTACTTCTTTTGACGCCGGAGCCTATAGTTTTGGAACAACCATTGGTAACCTGGATATTTCAAGAACATTTGACAATCTGGAATTCTATTTTGGTACAGAGATAAGAAGAGAAGTATTTGAAGTAGAAGCTGGTCAACCGGAATCTTATGAAGGTGGCGGGGCTCAATCTTTTCCGGGTTTACAACCTGGCAATGCCCTTAAAGAAGACAGAAGTAATATTGGTGTATATGCCGGTGCCGACTGGGATGCCACTAAAAATTTCTTAGTAGGAGCTGCAATCAGATATGAGAACTATTCAGACTTTGGTAGCAATGTTTCATGGAAAGTTAACGCAAGACAACTTTTTGCTGAAGGTAACGGTGCGATCAGAGCTTCACTTAGTACCGGTTTCAGAGCTCCATCATTACATCAAATTTATTTAAGTAATGTTCAGACATTAGTATCCGGTGGTACTGTATCTAACCAGGGTACGTTTAATAATGTGGATCCGGTGATAAAGGCTTTAGGTGTACCAGCTCTTGATGCAGAAACATCATTTAATATTTCAGCCGGTATAACATACAGATTCTCTGAAAAATTCTCAGTTTCTGCTGATTATTATAACATCACTATTGATGACAGAGTATTGTTTACTGGTGAAATTGGCTTTGATGACGATGATGCAACAACCAATCCGGTAGAACAAATATTAATCGATAACAATGTTACAAGTATCAAGTTCTTTGTTAATGCACTAGATACAAGAACCCAGGGTGTTGATATAATTGCAGATTACACAAATATCATAATCGGAGACGGTACATTAGACTTGATTTTATCAATGAACTATAATAAAACTTCAATAGAAGGCTCTATTGAAGCTCCTGGTGTAATCGGTGAAGAAGGGTATGATATATTCAACAGAAAAGAGCAATCAAGAGTTACAACTGCCAGACCAAATACCAAAGTTCTTTTTGGTATAAACTATGAAGTAGGAAAATTTGGTGCCACTCTTAATAACACTTACTTTGGTGAAGTTACCTGGAGACACTTTGACAATGGACTTAATGGAGCTCCATTAGGTCCTGGAGGAACTCCTCTTCCAACTGAAGATGCAGCATATGACCAGGTTTTTGCCGGAAAGGTGATCACTGACCTGATACTGGATTACGATATCGTTGATAGACTAAATGTTAATGTTACTGTTAACAATTTATTAGATGTGTATCCTGATGAAATAGATACCAAAGGTGATTTTGTTACCGACCTTGGTGGAAGATTCAGATACCCCTGGGAAGTTAACCAGTTTGGTTTCATGGGACGCTTCTATAAAATCGGGTTTATTTACCAATTCTAA
- a CDS encoding nuclear transport factor 2 family protein, which yields MKNNLLLSLILFLSVISYGQSQEVAEKAKIYNLIVESFDGIWSELDSENIEKYYTEDFLLLEHGEVWTNDTIAHYLDKAIMRKPMPERINKIEVIDIKITGKTAWIAYHNHAEFIVDQKIVRKAYWLESATAVLTDDGWKLDMLHSTRVKME from the coding sequence ATGAAAAACAATCTACTATTATCTTTAATTCTATTTTTATCAGTAATCTCATACGGACAAAGCCAGGAAGTTGCTGAAAAAGCAAAAATATATAATCTTATTGTTGAATCTTTCGATGGCATATGGTCTGAGTTAGACTCTGAAAACATAGAAAAATACTACACGGAAGATTTTCTCCTTTTAGAACATGGAGAAGTGTGGACAAATGATACGATTGCCCATTATCTGGATAAGGCGATAATGAGAAAGCCCATGCCTGAAAGAATTAACAAAATTGAAGTCATCGATATTAAGATTACCGGCAAAACAGCCTGGATCGCTTATCATAATCATGCAGAATTTATCGTAGATCAAAAGATAGTACGAAAAGCATATTGGCTGGAAAGTGCAACCGCTGTACTAACCGATGATGGCTGGAAATTAGACATGCTACACTCTACGAGGGTTAAGATGGAATAA
- a CDS encoding amidohydrolase produces the protein MKTLQFLLLSLVLTTIISCGSDLSNENTSYSTIYSGGDILTMKGDSPEYVEALVVQDGEIVFAGSLDKAREKAGRNHKAIDLKGKTMLPGLIDGHAHFSSFSSQAIGAQILPPPDAGAKDIPSMVKILKEWNTPKNRELTGWIFGMGFDDSVLEENRFPTKHDLDKVSTEFPIMIIHISGHFAVVNSKGLEELNIDANTPDPEGGIIRREDNNEPNGVLEELAAIPYFAKALTPSSKEAMDKFFEEGQMMALSYGYTTAQEGRTMQNHESLAKNAEEGKLKLDVVSYIDYSLADNYMSSKWNSKTYDNHYRIGGMKLTLDGSPQGRTAWRTQPYLIPPDGADNDYSGYPAIPNDTTVMLIYEKAFKNNWQVLTHANGDAAMDQMIRTIKPAIEKYGNDDRRTVLIHGQYIRNDQIDSLKKLDIIASLFPLHTFYWGDWHKQIIGDSLGNKISPTRTALDKGVKLTIHTDAPVALPNMMRMVGITVERKSRSGEVIGAEERLTPYEALQAITSWSAYQHFEEDSKGSLEEGKMADLVILDKNPLKVPEEEIKNIVVLETIKEGNSVYRREMEAAFHSD, from the coding sequence ATGAAAACACTGCAATTCCTCCTCCTGAGTTTGGTACTAACTACCATTATATCTTGTGGATCTGATCTATCAAATGAAAATACAAGCTATTCTACCATTTACAGTGGTGGAGACATTTTAACCATGAAAGGTGATTCTCCGGAATATGTCGAAGCACTGGTAGTACAAGATGGCGAAATTGTTTTTGCCGGAAGCCTTGATAAAGCTAGGGAGAAAGCAGGAAGAAACCATAAAGCTATCGATTTAAAAGGTAAGACAATGCTTCCGGGATTGATCGACGGTCATGCTCACTTTTCATCCTTTTCTTCCCAGGCAATTGGTGCCCAAATTCTTCCTCCACCTGATGCCGGGGCCAAAGACATTCCTTCGATGGTTAAAATATTAAAAGAATGGAATACACCGAAAAACAGAGAGTTAACTGGTTGGATCTTCGGAATGGGGTTTGATGATTCTGTATTAGAGGAAAACAGGTTTCCTACAAAACACGATCTGGACAAAGTATCCACAGAATTTCCAATCATGATCATCCATATTTCAGGGCATTTCGCAGTAGTTAATTCCAAAGGACTGGAAGAATTAAACATTGATGCAAACACACCGGATCCTGAAGGGGGAATTATCAGGAGAGAGGACAACAATGAGCCAAACGGCGTATTGGAGGAGTTAGCAGCGATCCCCTACTTTGCTAAAGCCCTCACCCCTTCAAGCAAAGAAGCAATGGATAAATTCTTTGAGGAAGGTCAAATGATGGCACTTTCTTACGGATATACCACTGCCCAGGAAGGCAGAACTATGCAAAATCATGAATCACTCGCTAAAAACGCTGAAGAAGGCAAACTCAAGCTGGATGTAGTCAGCTATATAGATTATTCCCTGGCGGACAATTATATGTCTTCAAAATGGAATAGTAAAACGTACGATAATCATTACCGAATTGGAGGTATGAAATTGACACTGGACGGCTCTCCCCAGGGTAGAACTGCCTGGAGAACTCAACCATATCTGATCCCTCCGGATGGCGCTGATAATGATTACAGCGGATATCCTGCTATCCCGAATGACACCACAGTTATGCTTATTTATGAAAAAGCATTTAAGAACAACTGGCAAGTCCTTACTCATGCTAACGGTGATGCGGCAATGGACCAAATGATCAGAACGATAAAGCCTGCAATTGAAAAATATGGAAACGATGATAGAAGAACTGTTCTTATCCATGGTCAGTACATCAGAAATGACCAAATCGATTCCTTAAAAAAACTGGACATTATCGCCTCTTTATTTCCGTTACATACTTTCTATTGGGGAGACTGGCATAAACAAATTATTGGAGATAGCCTTGGAAATAAAATCAGTCCCACCAGGACAGCATTAGATAAAGGAGTGAAATTGACGATCCATACGGATGCACCAGTTGCCTTGCCGAATATGATGCGCATGGTAGGAATTACAGTAGAGCGAAAATCCCGCTCAGGCGAAGTTATTGGTGCTGAAGAAAGACTAACACCTTATGAAGCTTTACAGGCAATTACCAGTTGGTCGGCCTATCAGCATTTTGAAGAAGACTCTAAAGGCTCCCTTGAAGAAGGAAAAATGGCTGACCTGGTGATCCTCGATAAAAACCCTTTAAAAGTTCCTGAAGAAGAAATAAAAAATATCGTTGTTCTCGAAACTATTAAGGAAGGAAATTCTGTTTACAGAAGGGAAATGGAAGCTGCTTTCCATTCGGATTGA
- a CDS encoding zinc-dependent alcohol dehydrogenase → MNNSNPSGVFHGVHDIRVDEKEAPVINENSIIVKVEMTGICGTDLHIYHEGLVPEGSVLGHEFCGEIIEKGSKVKDLNVGERVVINPMENGIGLGVSPGGFARYVKIDNAEKNTNTFSIPDSVNSEKGALIEPFSVGLAAINKTNLTKEDSVLVTGCGTIGLVTIAGLKSKGIKNIIASDISDKRLELAKQLGANYTFNPSSDDKLDDLIINNFGTVNSLNYAGELPNLNAAFECSGVGAVFSQSVNLLAPDGSLTILAIYSKELSLDPNLVVYKRLNILGSLFYTPNDFIEAIDLMASGEVDLSPIVSHHFPLDELPKAFETQADSRKSVKVIVDSI, encoded by the coding sequence ATGAATAATTCAAATCCCTCCGGAGTATTTCATGGCGTACACGATATTCGCGTGGATGAAAAAGAAGCACCAGTCATAAATGAAAACAGTATTATCGTAAAAGTAGAAATGACTGGTATCTGTGGAACCGACCTGCATATTTATCATGAAGGACTGGTACCCGAAGGATCAGTTTTAGGACATGAATTTTGTGGAGAAATAATAGAAAAAGGAAGTAAAGTCAAGGATTTGAACGTCGGTGAAAGAGTAGTCATAAATCCGATGGAAAATGGAATTGGTCTCGGAGTTAGTCCGGGAGGGTTTGCCAGGTATGTCAAAATCGATAATGCTGAAAAAAATACAAACACTTTCTCTATACCCGATAGCGTCAACAGTGAGAAAGGAGCTTTAATAGAACCCTTTTCCGTTGGATTGGCAGCTATCAATAAAACAAATCTGACAAAAGAAGATTCAGTTTTAGTTACCGGCTGTGGTACCATCGGACTTGTGACTATTGCAGGTCTTAAAAGTAAAGGAATAAAAAATATTATCGCTTCAGATATTAGTGATAAACGATTGGAATTAGCTAAGCAACTGGGCGCTAATTACACCTTCAATCCCTCCTCTGATGACAAACTTGATGACTTAATAATAAATAATTTTGGCACAGTTAATTCTCTCAATTATGCTGGAGAACTCCCCAACCTCAATGCAGCCTTCGAATGCTCTGGCGTTGGAGCAGTTTTTAGTCAATCAGTTAATCTATTAGCACCAGATGGATCCTTAACAATTCTGGCTATTTATAGCAAAGAATTATCTCTAGATCCAAACCTTGTCGTTTACAAACGGCTAAACATTCTGGGATCATTGTTTTATACTCCAAATGATTTTATAGAGGCAATAGATCTAATGGCATCAGGCGAGGTGGACCTGAGTCCGATTGTTTCTCATCATTTCCCATTAGATGAGCTACCTAAAGCTTTTGAAACACAAGCGGATAGCAGAAAATCGGTAAAGGTGATTGTTGACAGCATCTAG
- a CDS encoding HD domain-containing protein: MIKNNFLKLIGEYSANPDYNMNCWKEIEKNYTSGSRYYHTLEHLSNMINEMENVESEIQNKDALLFSIYYHDIIYKATKGNNEHQSALLFKRRVSKTSFPHIAECIAQIEATKEHKLSSDKDTNILLDLDLSILGASPEEYKRYCQNVRKEYWIYPNFIYKKGRKKALKHILELDPIYKTEYFKDKYEARAKENLKDELSQLS, translated from the coding sequence ATGATTAAAAATAACTTTCTCAAATTAATAGGAGAATATTCAGCTAATCCGGATTATAATATGAATTGCTGGAAAGAAATTGAGAAAAACTATACTTCAGGCTCCCGTTACTATCATACTCTTGAGCATCTGTCAAATATGATTAATGAAATGGAAAATGTTGAGTCGGAAATCCAGAATAAAGATGCTTTACTTTTCTCCATCTATTATCACGATATAATTTATAAGGCTACAAAAGGCAATAACGAACATCAAAGTGCACTTTTATTTAAAAGAAGGGTATCTAAAACTTCATTCCCCCATATAGCTGAATGCATTGCTCAAATAGAAGCAACTAAAGAACATAAACTATCATCAGACAAGGACACAAATATTTTGCTGGATCTTGACCTTTCTATATTAGGTGCCAGTCCGGAAGAATACAAAAGGTATTGTCAAAACGTAAGAAAAGAATATTGGATATACCCCAACTTTATCTATAAAAAAGGCAGAAAAAAAGCTCTAAAACACATTTTAGAATTAGATCCTATTTATAAAACAGAATACTTTAAAGACAAGTATGAAGCTCGGGCAAAAGAAAACCTGAAGGATGAATTAAGTCAACTGAGTTAA
- a CDS encoding cytochrome P450 produces the protein MKAIKGIPIVSPLRFYTNARRILENPLPFHHENFEELGDTYQLDLGFGRKIIFTRDSALAEYVLQKNQKNYKKSDIQTKEVAKYLGHGLLTSEGELWKQQRKLIQPTFHKKQLEGILYKIKSAIIAELDKIQTGKPTDILPVFNDLAFQTVVKSLFSSAIGQKEINRLQNTTDSAQQMLAKELRQPYLNWYFKLSGKIERHLEKTEEARAILKNVIRERKQSSEKQGDLLDMLLDSRYEDGTTITESQLIDEILVLFTAGYETSSNALTFTCELLAQNNQAQQKIVEEVKEAKKICGDDLMQLYINCPYTRKVIKESLRLYPPAYFLDRVNIEDDEFQGKTFPAGTNILFSLFEIHRHKDHWIAPDSFNPDRFDESRTSNYYPFGAGPRKCIGNNFAIYEMVIAIAELITKYKLSITEEEIQIRPLITLKPKKAFITFTTR, from the coding sequence ATGAAAGCTATAAAAGGCATACCTATAGTATCTCCCTTGCGATTTTATACCAATGCAAGGAGAATACTGGAAAACCCTTTGCCTTTTCATCATGAAAATTTTGAAGAATTGGGAGACACTTACCAGCTTGACCTTGGTTTTGGCAGAAAAATCATTTTCACCCGCGATTCGGCCCTGGCCGAATATGTGCTCCAAAAAAACCAAAAGAATTACAAAAAATCAGACATCCAGACAAAAGAAGTAGCAAAATACCTGGGCCACGGCTTATTGACTTCTGAGGGAGAACTCTGGAAGCAGCAACGAAAACTCATTCAACCCACATTTCATAAAAAGCAACTAGAAGGAATTTTATATAAAATAAAGTCCGCCATCATTGCCGAATTAGATAAGATCCAGACTGGTAAACCAACAGACATCTTGCCTGTATTTAATGATCTGGCTTTTCAAACCGTAGTAAAATCATTGTTTAGCAGTGCTATTGGACAAAAAGAAATTAACAGATTACAAAACACAACAGATTCAGCACAACAAATGCTGGCCAAAGAACTGCGCCAACCCTACTTAAACTGGTACTTTAAATTGAGTGGAAAAATAGAAAGGCACCTGGAGAAGACAGAGGAAGCCAGGGCAATACTTAAAAACGTGATCAGAGAAAGAAAGCAAAGCAGTGAGAAACAAGGTGACTTGCTGGACATGTTATTGGATTCAAGATATGAAGACGGTACTACCATTACAGAAAGCCAGTTAATTGACGAAATACTCGTTTTATTCACAGCAGGATATGAAACGAGTTCCAATGCGCTGACCTTCACTTGTGAGCTGCTTGCACAAAACAATCAGGCACAACAAAAAATTGTTGAAGAAGTAAAGGAGGCCAAAAAGATTTGCGGAGATGATCTTATGCAACTGTATATAAACTGTCCTTACACCCGGAAGGTGATCAAGGAGTCATTAAGACTTTATCCTCCTGCCTATTTTCTGGACAGGGTAAACATTGAAGACGACGAATTCCAGGGGAAAACATTCCCTGCCGGAACGAACATATTGTTTTCCCTCTTTGAAATTCATCGGCATAAAGATCATTGGATTGCTCCGGATTCGTTTAACCCGGATCGATTTGACGAATCTCGAACATCGAATTATTACCCTTTTGGGGCAGGCCCCAGGAAGTGTATCGGAAACAATTTCGCTATCTATGAGATGGTCATTGCAATTGCAGAGCTTATTACAAAATATAAACTTTCTATTACAGAAGAAGAAATTCAAATCCGCCCCCTAATCACACTGAAACCAAAAAAAGCATTTATAACTTTTACTACTCGCTAA
- a CDS encoding glycosyl-4,4'-diaponeurosporenoate acyltransferase CrtO family protein: MNWYFKPRKKEIPFYELIGVRKFKKHLLNFFGENYSQKQGWLPLKNRSENYNEAFKKFINKTKQNEVVHLIVMLILLILSVETLLEGKFLQALSVVIINIPFNVYPIILQRYNRFRIYQILKIDRIEQTPGD; the protein is encoded by the coding sequence ATGAATTGGTATTTCAAACCCAGGAAAAAAGAAATCCCTTTCTATGAACTAATTGGTGTAAGAAAATTCAAAAAGCACCTACTAAATTTTTTTGGTGAAAATTACTCTCAAAAGCAAGGATGGCTTCCACTCAAAAATCGATCAGAAAACTATAATGAAGCATTTAAAAAGTTCATCAATAAAACAAAACAAAATGAGGTAGTTCATTTAATAGTGATGTTAATACTTCTGATTTTAAGTGTTGAAACCTTATTGGAGGGCAAATTTTTACAGGCATTGTCAGTTGTAATTATCAATATACCCTTTAATGTTTATCCTATAATACTTCAGCGATATAATAGGTTTCGTATATATCAAATACTTAAAATTGACCGTATTGAACAAACACCTGGTGATTAA